DNA from Quercus lobata isolate SW786 chromosome 1, ValleyOak3.0 Primary Assembly, whole genome shotgun sequence:
CAGATTAGTGTTTGAATCTTGGTGGGAAATCTGATACCTTTTGGCTATATACAGTATGTTTCAGACCACGCTAGTGATTTAAATTCCTAATCAACATTTTTATGTGGTATCTAATTTTCTGAATGTGCTGGAATTAGTTGCTAGCTATGGTTGGATAACAATTTGATCATGGAGATGAAATTTGTGGAGCAGTTGTCAATGTCAGAGCAAGGCAGGAAAAAATATCTCTATGGCTGAAGAATGCTACAAATGTAAAGCCTAGGCAACTAGCATGTTTTGTTCACATgtaaatataatatttcaaCACTAGAGGAATTACATGTATTGTATAATCACATTATTAAGCGAATGTAATcacattattaaatttaatccATTTTGTATATAACACTAGAGGAATTATTATACTTAATATTTATACAGCAatataagcatatatataaaGCCTTAGTTGTAAAGCTTGAATATTATATGCAAGAGATATGTCCTAAAGAAACAATGAAGCTTCTCCATGTCAAAGCTACCATTGTCTAAAGGTTCTTACGTACCAATCATAATGAAGTCTGGACTTATGTTTGTGTCCAGGAAGCTCTTTTCATGAACAatctttgtttgtgtttgtattctaGCTGTAAATTGTTACGTGCCATAGttggaacaaaaataataataataataataaaaatacaaccGTTATTATCGAGCTCCACTCTAGAGAGGTAAAAAACAATCTCATAATTGCCAATAGCTGTAAATTGTTACATGTAACACTTATATTGAACCACATGACTCAAGTACACATGTAAGACCCTAAGTTTTAGTACATAGTATCTGATATCAACCTCAGTTGTTTATTATGCTACAACCAAAAAAAGTTCTAGCCCACTACcaaacattaaaaagaaaatacattgCTGCATATATGTAGTATTGTAGTTCCACAAGAGagcttttcctttttgttgAGCAAGCCAATCAAAAGCTTTAGACAACTGAAACTGGTTGCATGTTTTCAGCTTCTTTCCTCAGCTCTTGAAACAGGACAAATGACAAGTATCGCTCCCCAAAACTTGGATGAATAGTCTGAAATTCAAACAATCAACAGCCATTTATGGGCATTAATACTTAAATCAAATTGGTTACATAAGAACATAAACACTAGAGATGCTAATAATAAAGAACACCATTTGCTTGTGTTGATTGAATTAGAAGCTTTTTCACAACCAAAACTGGTGATGTGTAGAGAAATGAATTTTGGAAACAGAATTATTTTTTCAGAATATAACCTTATTCACATTTCATGTATAAATCTTGTGaattaaagaagaataagataaTAGACAAATAAAGTTGATCTTTATAATTTGTTTGCATATCCTGAAGCTATCTTATGCAAAATCAATTGGCTCTGATGAAAATAGTTTAAGGGTATTAATCATTACATGATACAAACCAAATGGACTTAGAATATATGTTCCTCTTATTACCACAGTAAGTTTGCCCTTGTTCTCTGGAATATTAGCGAGTCTGAGTGCTGCAATTGTATTGGCTCCAGATGATATTCCTACCTGCATTAACCAGGACGATTGAAGTTATAAAATGCGTAATAGCATTCCAGATATCATCTTATTGGGTCCATCTGGGGGTACTAAAAAGATGTTACTGAAGCACAGAAAGCGTTCTCCAGTAGCATCAGCTGATATAATTAAGTTGTGAGCACCCATGAAAGTGTAGAGATAGATATACTTCAAAGAGTTATTTGAGTAATTACCATAAGTCCCTCCTTCAATGCTAATTCCCTGGCCATATTTACTGCATCTTCGCTACTAACCTACCAGATAAGTTTCAACATGACAGTTAGGGAAAACCAAAACTATTAGCAACACTactatattctttttaaaatctttctGTCATTGCTAACAGCATCATCAACAACACTTACCTCAAGAACTTTTTCCATTACATCCATGTCCAAAATACCTGGTTTGAACCCAACCCCATTGCCAGTAATCTGATGAGGACCTgattcaaaatttcaacaatattaGAGTGTTAACTTCTCTTACCAGGACAATGTTATCTACAAATGCATagataaacttgaaagttacaAAGTCTGTATCTTCATTACTTTTATAGTCTTCCATTATTAGATATCAGCTGGacgaaaaaaagataaatttgaaaattttccaactttGTTCTCTTCAgaggttataaaaaaaaaggaactagataagaaagaaaatagcaTGAATTTTACCTGGTTTACCACCATTCAATACGTTACTTTCTGCAGGTTCTACTCCATATATCTACAAGAAATCAACTAAAATATTAACAAGGAATGAAACAGAAATATAAGGGTGAATGTGGGCAAAGCATGAATCATTACCTTTACATTAGGATTTTGGGATTTAAGGTACTGTCTGACCCCAAAGACAGTGCCTCCACTACCAATTACCATGACAAAAATGTCAACTTGTCCATAAGTATCTTCCCATATCTCAAGACCTGTAGTTTCAAAATGCACCTGTTTTCCATTTTGAGGTCAATCACATATCCACCATCCACTAAGCAGGAGAGGATGAATAATGTATATACCAGATTCGAATCGATTCTaaactatatataatttaagatAATTATGTAGCATAGAAAATTTTATCCTACATGATGCTAATAAAGACTTTTCAGTTACAGGAGAAAATTAAAGGCAGGATAACTACCAAGGTGTTGGCAGGATTTGAAAATTAAAGGCAGGATAATTATGTAGAACCGTTTTGTATCCTTTGAGGGCTGAGATAAATGCCATACTGATCCCCATATTTCCTGATGTGGGCTCTATCAGAGTTGTCTAACATAACATTTATACTAAATTAGACAAACCTGAAGCTGCAGTATAAGTTTAAGACAAAAATATCTGATaacaaggaaaaaataaatagatcaCTAAGTTAAGTATTCAGCTAACCTTCCCAGGGtaattaagtttttcttttcagcaTCCATAATCATGGCATGTGCTGCTCTATGAAcagaaataaacaaaacaattatacattttaatcataaaaatgtAGTCAGTAATATGTGTTTTAAACTGTAATAACAAGAAATATATGCTAGTAAATCTATCATTATGAGGAGGAAAGAAGATACCTGTCTTTGATGCTAGCAGTAGGTTGCATCATTTCTTGCTTGACAGCAATATAAGCTCCACAGCCTTCAGTGACTTTGTTAAGATATACAAGAGGAGTTCGGCCAATGAGCTGAAGTTggttacaaaaaataaaaaaaagggtttcaTTCTATTAGAAAGTGATCACAAGCAttgtttatatatgaaatttccaaaatatcaaaagatgaatattttttttttctttcaaagaacTAAACAGGAAAACATAATATTTAATTGCATAAGAAATATTGCTTCAactaaaacaaataatttatcATGTAAATATGCAGATATTGACATTTGTGAGCATACATTTGATAAGCCACCAAAAAATAGTGCAAATGAGAAATCTGATCTCTGATTAATTAGCTGAAGCTTCAAATATCCTTTACCACTGTCTTTGTACTCAGGACTGGAGTAGTTTGCAAACTGATACTGCAAAAGAAGACAATCCAGTTCACACTTTTAGCTCCTTTTCTATGTCAAAGAAGATCAGGGCAAGAAGAATTTCAGAAAGTCATTGTGCTGTGCAGGATGAACCTTGATAGGTGCAGAACATAGTAGTGGAGGATAAACTCTAGGGTTTACTTCAGGGCAGGTGGAAGCACTGAAAATGTTGAAGTGGAAGGGCTTCCAATTAGATCAATGCCATTAAGGATTATtacaatcacacaaaaaaaaaaaaaaaaagttcacgAGGTTTCAAATGTGGACTGAAGGTTCAGAAATGCATTGACATTTAGTCACTTGAAATTGGCAGGAGAAAATACTCCTATCCAATCATCAGCTGATGGCTTTGGAGAACTGTACTCCAATGTCACCCATTTTATAGTTTGCTCCTAAAACAGTGAACAAGACTTGCATCAGCCGCAAAACAAAATCTATGTTAAGCACAATTTTAGTGGTTTGATCCCCCAACACAAACTACAATCCACATAGGAAATTCAGTGgccataatttatttttacaactaCAAAGCATGCAAAATTGAAGATCATCAAGTTCAATCAAGCAAGTTcctgattaaaaaattataatacaatAAATGCAGGCCAGAAAGAAGCCATAAAATGTGTATCATGTTGGGAAACACATACCAAAGAGTAATATCTATGCAATGAAGTAACACATATCAACCTTGCCCAAACCTGTAAAGAAAATTGATTTATCAAATAACAAGTTTTCAGGATTTTCTAACAAAATTTAGTATCAAATTTACAACCTAAGCTCGAAATCCTGAAATGAAGTGTCCTTGGGAAGTTCTGATATAGGAACAGCTCAGCTACTAGTTGCCATTTGAAGCTTTAAAGGTGTATCAATGGTTCTATTTATCATAAGATtctacaaatttaaaattacttaCAGCATTTAAATCGTAAATGTTATAAACTGTTATAATGCCGAATTCAACTCGATTTGACGTGCAAACTTCATTACTGGAAATATAAAAGTTATCTCAACATTGAGTGCAAATCTCATATCTTGATACTATCTCCTGTAACTTCACTCAATAACACAGCATCCTAGCTAAGCAACAGAGGCTACCCTAACCCCCACCCACCCACACACAAACTGAAAACAAATATGCACTTGACTTAGCACCTAACTAAGACAAAGAATGTGATATCTATTAGCCGCAACCATTAACATGCTGGAGGCACCTTCCCtgcaaagagaaaaacacatatcaactaaaaattttattaattttcaaggTAGCAATGTTGATATTGAAGTACGAAGATGAAAGAATTGCCTCACAATGTTGGGGTGTACTCAGCATAGCATTAGGAATGTTGACATCTGCGCTTTACGATATAATGTCTCCAACATAATCTGTTCATAAATTAGGTGAGCCAACTGGTGCATCTGATGCAGGTTGTTCCATGAATTCATGTGAGTTGTCACTGTCAACATGTTCACCTTGATGAATATGGATAGATGGACATGTGCGCCTTGTGTGTCCAACATCTCTACAGTTACTACATCGCCTAACTTTCGCACTGCTATTACTTGTGCTACCATGGTCACCTTTAGTCTTTACAATAGCTGGGTCACAAACATTTCTTTTGATTCCAACTCTACTATGTATCCCTTCTCCATTTGCACTTATATTTGAATTGTAAAGTTCTTCCATGCGGCATTTTAACCTTGCTATTTCAACCTTCAATTCTTCAAAGCCTTCTTTTGTTCTTGAGGCAAAGAAACACATCTGACTACAACTGAAAGATAATGCACTAAACCGTGCCATACTTATGACGTCCGGAGAAATTTGGGATTCATGTTTGTCAGATAGGTCAGACTTTGCAATTTTTAGCCATCTCTTCAATATACATGACGGTGGAATCTGTTTCAAATGTTCAGCCTTTATAATAGCAAATAAGTGCGCACAAGGATATCCATACGATTCAAATAGCAAACATGAGCACTTCATATGTTGATCTTTTGGATAATACACAACCTCCCATTTTGAGTTAGGACATTCATATTGAGTTAAGGTATAGGTGCGATAACCTTCACTCTCTATGCTATCAAGCACAATGAATGTTTGTTCATTCATTATTTCTTCCTGAACCATACTGAACATCTCCCTTGTCAATATATTAGCAGCATGCTTCTCAATTTTAACTAACTTACTAATCAGAATAGGTTCAGTataatttgaactaaaatctgccCCCATCTCATTGTGTCTAATACATGTAAGTGCTCTATCAACTTGTTGGAACAACTGATAAAGCCTAGTCTTTCTATTCATGTATCTATTAAAGAATGCATTCATGGCTTCACAACGTTGTGTACTCCTGCAGCCGGAAAAAAAATGACCTCTCATGTAAGCTTCTGcccatttccttttttttgcaTACATTTCATGCAACCATTCATGGTTATGTAAATTGTGTTTGTCAACCATTTTCTTCCACATGTCTTCAAATTCATCTGGTGTAACATATCGTACCATACACGTGATAAAACTTTGATATGCTTCCGTATTTGGTAGATTTGCAAAAGCATTCCTATCAAGATGCCACACACATAAACGATGTCGAGACTCTGGAAAAACACTTTTAATAGCTGCACTCATTGCTTTGTCCCCATCAGTCACAACCGAAATAGGAGTCTTCTTATTCATTGCTACAAGAAAATTTTGCAACACCCAAATATATGATTCAACGGTCTCATCAACCAATACTGCACAACCAAAATTGTGGTCCGCCGGTGGTGATTGACTCCTACCAATATAACTAGGGGCTTTTTGTATACATTCGTCTTGTATGTTGTATCAAATGCCAGTACATCTCCAAAACATTCGTAATCTAACCGACTTTGAGAATCTGTCCAAAACAGATTGGCCAAACGGCTTTCTTTATCAACAATGTATcggtaaaaaaatgatgagtcCATATCTACCTTGGCTTGTAAATATGCCAAAGCACATTCAGCATCACCATCACACATATTAGAATTTCGATCTGCCACTATATGGTTGTAGAGGTCTTTTGGAATGAACCCTACATTCTCATATCCTCCAGCTTGTTGGATCAAATTGTccatgatttgatttgatttgatccCAACATTATGCAGTGCTACAATGTAAGCCTTATCAGAATCCTTAATATGCCTGTGTGAACGGAGAAATTGAGTCTCTAGTTGAGCAACTAAGTCGTGATTATGCTCCTTTTTAAACTCTCCTACCACCCATTCATTTGACCTTCGATCAAACCTAATACGAAAAGCTGCCTTGCAACCAGTTCTAGTTATTGGTCTTGCCTCTCGCTTGCAATTTAAGTTATCCTCCTTTCTTGCTGTTCGAAATCCTTCTTTTGCACAAACCCATCTCCTAGAGGTCACGGTGTTATTTTTGTTACGCTTTATCTCATCTTTGCGAATGCTGAAGCCAACCAACTTCGCATATGTGTTATAAAATTGTCCGCCATCATCTATGGAACTGAATCTCAAACCAATTATTTCTGCATCTATCAAGTGATCTATTCCTTTGTCAAGAATAGTGCTCCAGTGTTTTTGCACATTTTGTGTAGCATCACCACTGCCTTGTTGTCCCATGATACATTCATTATCTATAATATTATTAACATCCTCACCAGCATCATCATTCACATCAATGAACACAACCTTCCCACTGATCTCTATATTATGATCCATGTGGATTGTGGACCAATATATTATTCCTTAAAATAGATATacacttatcaataaaaaataaaaaaagggtaacACAATAAAGCTAACATAAAGTTACAAGTAACGCCAACAATTATTAACAAACACTACATATTAATAAGTCACTGATAATGTGTAAGTTTGGAATAACTTCAAGCAATTCACTTACACTATAGAGAGCACAAACCAGTAATTTGGACCTTTATCACTTATAAATCATGGATGAAAAATTTACACAAGGATTTAAAAACAACCAAAACTTCTTAAGTTAATGtctaattatcaaaaaatttgaagtcaTTGAAATTTGAGAAACAGAAATCAGCATGACTGGAcaatttaatttccaaaatGAGGAATCTATACAAATtagataagaagaaaaagaccaCACGTTGGTACCTATTAAAATGAAATAAGTACACATGTCAAGTATATCTGCAATGATAAGcaagtggggggggggggggggggggaagcgAAGATAgttagaaagaaacaaaaacataaaactcaaaaaactGGAAGTGAAGATTGATCCTCTAATATTGTTGTTTTGTGCCTTATCCTATGCACAAACCCATCtcccaaaaatttcataatatgaCTTGTAAACTATTGTCTAATTAACCAAATAAACACAGTGAAATATTTGCATATTAACACagcaaatatttgaattagatACAATATACACATACAGTGTCGAAAAGAACAAGTTGCAATggaacaaataaatttttgaacAAGCTTACATCCTTCAgaagtagggatggcaatggggcggggtgGGGTCGAAGGATGAGATCTTCGCCCCCGCCCCGCATGGATTTTTcttaccccatccccgccccgccccgcatgacggggaaaatttcttgccccatccccaccccttAAGGCCCTGCGAAGACCCGCGAAGCCCCACCCTACATCGTAAacctttatttcttgttaattttcactacaactattaccattttttcaaataaaatgacatgtttcaataataaaaatatacttgaaattataaataaattataaacaaaaaccCAGCTTGTAAAATAGATATGGATTTTAACAAGCATAAAGAAGCAGTGTTGTTAAGCAGGCAAATGCccacacaaaattacaaaaacaatgacaCAGACACAAATTTAGAGCCACAGACCcgtaactcattaaaaaaaattatattatgttcatgatgaaaagtaagttgagaaagaccgtatgaatcatgaatgaaattagcaattcaatagtatataaatttgtttctaataaagacaaaaaaaagttaaaattggtaccttatttccaactttgctagagagaaaaaagaggtagagccacgttaggtagaataaaataagctgatgatatttttgtttaaatagtagggttttagggtacgataaaattacaatttaacccttattaatgtggggcggggcggggcggggcagggcagggtgggtctaaaaagagtaaacccaTCCCTGCCCCGCCCCGTGGTGCGGGtttaaaatcttgccccatccccgcctcaccacctttgcggggcggggaaaacccgcACGGGGCGAAGCGGGGAAGGGCGGGTcaagcggggcggggaaaaattgccatccctattcAGAAGGTCTACTTCTGACGAATATGGAGACCACTGCAACAGCATCAAAAGATTAGACATAAAATGTTGTTTACCATGCAAGATTTCCAGCGTACCAGTTGATGTATTAAACTGATAATCCACTTGCAATCAGCATGGTGGACTTCAAAGTAAGAGAAATCTCAACAAAGAGAAGGTGAAAGAACAAACAGCACCATAACAGTCAATGATATTTTACTCaccataattaaaaaacaactgTCAAATGAGTAAAGCATCAAATTACAGggaataaagaaacaaaatgcaGAAGTACACATGTAGAAAAGATGCAAGGGATCTAGAAGTCATAGAATCCTTGAATACGTGAAAAGCAGATGGACCCCCAGGCCAAATAAATTTCCAACTTCTTGAAAGTCAAATAACAATAGATCAACACTATTTTTTACAAATGAACaaacttatttataatttaggaaaaaaattgacTACTGTCTAAATTTGCCTTACATAATGGACAGGGATCAATAAAAACATCAACCAACACTGCAACATAGATAATGAAAGAAGTTTCATGGTTTAAGTATATACAATCATCATAGTTTTCTCACCTGCTAGTGACCAAAAGGAGTaatagaagaattaaaacctGCTGGGTTGTGTTCCTAGCAAACCTGcgaaccaaaaattaaaaacaatcaatCAATAAAGGGACCAAACggaaattttaaatatatataataaaaaataaaaaccagatGGAAAAAGGAATGAAAACAAGGGATGTACCGAAATTTAGAGGCGATAAACGGCAGATTTCACGAACAAAGAGTGATGCAGAGAGAGATAGAGGAAACTGTATCTTTTATCATCGACATCGGAGGGAAGAAGATATGCTGCTACCGAATTGAGAAAACTGCAGAACAGACAAAAATTTAGAGCTTCGTGGGCTTGTGGCCTTGTGGGATTCTTAGAGCTCCGTGGGTTTGTGGGATTCTTTGCTTgcgaaaattttgaaatacaaccGTTTTTTTTCGCGGGAAgcgatttaaaattttattttttcttaaaatattttcaattgtaaaattcacgtaaaaatttttattgtaaaatattttcaagtatttgGAAGGATAAATCACATGAAAAATGCAAGCCATCAAGTGTTTGGAGCTTGCTGGTGGTGCCTAGATTGATTTGAttgactaaaaatattttattacaaaacaaacaccgtaaaatgtggaaaaaaaaattcataaagaGGGAGAGGTGAAAACTAAAAAGAGGGAAGGAAAGAATTGTTGGTCAAAAGAGGTGAATTTACAAGAAATGAGGGAGAGAGTCATTCTTAGATTTCAGGGGCATTAtagtcatttttttatgttctaatggtattttgatcattttgtaagttgtaatggtattttttttttgaaatgttagaGGGAATTGAAGgagttttggtcattttttaggtacTAAGGATAGGGGTGTGTAGCGAAACTGCCAACCCACCAAaattgacccgacccgacccaacccaccGAGTTAGGTCAATTCTTAGGAgatggtgggttgggttaggtcatgattttttttttttttttttttttttttaacaatgagTCGGGTTAGGTTTGGGTCATGAGATTTACAAACCTGCCTAACCCAACCTGACCCATCTATATTTAATatacttttaaattaaaaaaatatattatatatatattttttgcccCTCTTCCTAAATAAACCTTGTATATTACACTACTAAGATATGGGAGAATGCATATGTGGTTGGATCTGGACCCTACACTTGGAATGGCTGTGAGCAAAGGAAGAGGAAGCATTGGCTAAAAGATCCTATTCTTGGTTCGTGCCAAATGCGTGACTACTTTGGGAAGAAAGTAAGATATGCACCTAACATGGGACTCAAGTACTCACGAAAAATGAGATAGTGACTTTCTAAGGTCAACAACTATAGGGACACCCCTTATTGGTTGAATGCATGTTGGACTACCTTAGAGACACATGTATCATTCACAGTACTCCTGATGTCCTTCTTAATGTCCATGACTTGTTTCCCAAGCAGTGGCAAAATCACCTACCCATAGGTCTCAGTGCCACGTTGGCATAATCTCTATCCTCTAGTTAGCTTTCCATATCACAACTATGGAAAGGTCCAAAATAGAGAAATGATGACTTGACACTTATCTTTGTACTTAGCCATATTCCTCAAATTATAAGAGGAACATTCAGCTATATTTTAGGGTAAAAACCCTAGTAAATATTTGAAGAAGAGAGTAGAAAGTTGATAAGATAGGAAGGTAGAAAATAAAGTCTCTCTTTAAGGAAGAACACCTTTATTGTACAAGAGTGACCTCTTTTCCCCACATAATACAAATTTGAACAAAGCAAGAACATTCAATTTTTGCTCAAACCGTGGTTTTTCATCCCTTTTCCTAGGGTTTTTCATGTACATCTTGTGTCCTTTTTACGTTCTTGctatcactttcttcttctctaacATGTGTCATGTCAAAGCAAGCATCCTTGTGACTTAAAACTTTTTCATGTAAATATACTATTagataacttattttattcctttatataagctcaaatctaacttgcatgtacaaaacccaaaccctaagTTTTTCTTAtatagtttgtgtttgtttgccGTTATGCTCACgattatttggttataaattttcttttaattgtagTGGTGTTGGTCTAATGCTCAGTTTAAtaataatgggaaaaaaaaagttgtccaaCCCATGAGTTCAACCAACCCAACCCGATCcacgtgggttgggttgggttaagtTGAACCCTtatgatgggttgggttggattttttttttaacccaccatggtgggttgggttgaaaaagCTTCTCAACCCGACCCATACACACCCTTAACTAGGGGTGTTAATGTTCGACTCAATCTGC
Protein-coding regions in this window:
- the LOC115994581 gene encoding protein FAR1-RELATED SEQUENCE 5-like yields the protein MDHNIEISGKVVFIDVNDDAGEDVNNIIDNECIMGQQGSGDATQNVQKHWSTILDKGIDHLIDAEIIGLRFSSIDDGGQFYNTYAKLVGFSIRKDEIKRNKNNTVTSRRWVCAKEGFRTARKEDNLNCKREARPITRTGCKAAFRIRFDRRSNEWVVGEFKKEHNHDLVAQLETQFLRSHRHIKDSDKAYIVALHNVGIKSNQIMDNLIQQAGGYENVGFIPKDLYNHIVADRNSNMCDGDAECALAYLQAKVDMDSSFFYRYIVDKESRLANLFWTDSQSRLDYECFGDVLAFDTTYKTNVYKKPLVILVGVNHHRRTTILVVQYWLMRPLNHIFGCCKIFL
- the LOC115994564 gene encoding bifunctional L-3-cyanoalanine synthase/cysteine synthase 1, mitochondrial-like translates to MSISAYLHDKLFNETLFFIFCNQLQLIGRTPLVYLNKVTEGCGAYIAVKQEMMQPTASIKDRAAHAMIMDAEKKNLITLGRLTTLIEPTSGNMGISMAFISALKGYFSNPANTLVHFETTGLEIWEDTYGQVDIFVMVIGSGGTVFGVRQYLKSQNPNVKIYGVEPAESNVLNGGKPGPHQITGNGVGFKPGILDMDVMEKVLEVSSEDAVNMARELALKEGLMVGISSGANTIAALRLANIPENKGKLTVTIHPSFGERYLSFVLFQELRKEAENMQPVSVV
- the LOC115994573 gene encoding protein FAR1-RELATED SEQUENCE 5-like produces the protein MNKKTPISVVTDGDKAMSAAIKSVFPESRHRLCVWHLDRNAFANLPNTEAYQSFITCMVRYVTPDEFEDMWKKMVDKHNLHNHEWLHEMYAKKRKWAEAYMRGHFFSGCRSTQRCEAMNAFFNRYMNRKTRLYQLFQQVDRALTCIRHNEMGADFSSNYTEPILISKLVKIEKHAANILTREMFSMVQEEIMNEQTFIVLDSIESEGYRTYTLTQYECPNSKWEVVYYPKDQHMKCSCLLFESYGYPCAHLFAIIKAEHLKQIPPSCILKRWLKIAKSDLSDKHESQISPDVISMARFSALSFSCSQMCFFASRTKEGFEELKVEIASYCKD